Genomic segment of Iocasia fonsfrigidae:
AGTGAGTGGTAGAAAGTGGTGCATAGTGGTGGATTAGTGGTAAAGGGGGTGGGCCACATGTTTATGGGTGAATATCAACACAGTATGGATGCCAAGGGACGTGTTATTATCCCTGCAAAATTCCGTGAATCACTGGGAGAAAAATTTGTGGCTACCCGTGGTTTAGATAATTGCCTTTTTGTATATCCTATGCATGAATGGTCTATTTTAGAAAAAAAATTAACATCTTTACCCCTGACCAGTAAAAATGCTAGAACATTTGTCAGGTTTTTCTTTTCTGGTGCCACTGAGAGTGACCTTGATAAACAGGGTCGTGTTTCTATACCAGCTAATCTACGAA
This window contains:
- the mraZ gene encoding division/cell wall cluster transcriptional repressor MraZ, with amino-acid sequence MFMGEYQHSMDAKGRVIIPAKFRESLGEKFVATRGLDNCLFVYPMHEWSILEKKLTSLPLTSKNARTFVRFFFSGATESDLDKQGRVSIPANLRNYADLEKDIVIIGLANRIELWAKERWDTYLDSAEDSYEDIAAAMEELGI